Within Eublepharis macularius isolate TG4126 chromosome 19, MPM_Emac_v1.0, whole genome shotgun sequence, the genomic segment AGACAGCAGCATTCTTGCCCTGATGATATTCAGGCTGCATGTTAGAGAAGGGGTCATATTGTGAGGAGCTCCCTTTCTGTGCAGAGATTGTATTCTACAGGGTTCCTATCTATCGGGGCAGAATGATGTCGTGTCAAGGACCGAGGGCAGGTTTTTGCCCCCCAAATGCAGGGCTTTACCCTTCTCCGAGGGAAATTGCTTAGCAACCCCATTGTAACAGGATGCGTGTATCTAAACTCTTCCCTACCTATGAAGATCCCAGCCAAGTGTGGCCCTCCCTGCATGGCTTGATCCTTTTTTGATTACACCACAGTGTGACAGAATTTTAGGAACTGGTTTACATATGAGAGATGCTGGTCGTTTTGTATAGGCAAGCCGAAAAGGCTAAATCATTTGAACTCCATGCTGTTTGGCCTGCTTAGACCAGATGTGGGTCATGTGTGGGCTGTATCAGAATATTTATTTCCACAGTCCTGCATAATACAAGAAGACTCCTGTCATTAACTGATTGGTTTCTGCGAAAATTGCTTCATATCAGGAAGTGTGCCTGGCTGAGATACATTCACCTTTTTATCTcctagatcaggggtgggcaattgttttggcttgggggccacattgtgggagcggaggttagtggagggccgcaccttttaaaatgattgcattcattagttaactttgcatttcagaaaaggtataaattgtatcataaaaatcaataaatataaattaaataaaatagtggtcgttttattcaatttatttattgtgctaatttcatatcatctatagctgcaagcacatttaattttagaatcagtttaatgagacaaatgtaccttatcacacttttctactgtcttggcgggccacaaaaaactctgtagcgggccgcatgagGCCCgcaggccgcaatttgcccacccctgtcctaGATTATTGCTAAGGCATGGAACGATATTGATTATAGGCCATATAGATTCCCATTCCAAATGTTGGCTTAGTCGCTATTTTGTTAGAATGTTTTGAGAGTATTGCTTTCTGTAGCCATGAGGGGTagaaactttattttttaattgaaaTCCTGTTTTCCTTGTTGGCctttctaactttttttttttttttgctctctgGTAGAATTTGCCTGTACAGCAGTTGCCACTGTAGACCCATATAATCTAATGAAGTTTGACCTTTATAGTGAAGAGTTTGCTCTAAGTAGCAAAGTCTTCTGCCTGAGTTGATAGACGCAATGCTGATAGCCTTTTACCATCCTGATCTAGTAGTATCTTTCTCCCACCAGGTGACAAATTCTTCTCTCCTTGTGGACTATGTGGAATCCCAATACAGGTATGAGCATTAATGTTCTTTGATGGATTTCTCTAGAGTACCACATTGTGGAAAATGCATGGTGAGTTGTTGTAACATAATAAGAGTATCGCTTCTTAGCTATTCTTGGGCAAGGTGCAGGTGGGGTCTGGACTGGAGGCATTTTAATAGGCTTCGGCTGTCTCCAAGAAGTGTTTGGTGTATTCTaatagctgagtcattcacttgtAGCCATGGGTTATAATAGCTGTTAAGGTGCCTTTAAAAGGTGACTCAGTAAGAGCCAAGACACGAGCTTTTGCCGTCCTGCTGATATGTTACAGAGTGCTTTGAGGGTCAAGCTCTGGCAGACGCTTAGCAAATTGGAGATGACTGCCCGCTTTGTAGAACCGCAAGCCTGCCCTGCTTGCTGTATCCAGGTTGCTCTCCGTAGTGACtcagctgattttttttctagTCATGGATGGCTCATAGGTACTTGCTCTTTGCTATTGGCCATATGCTGTTCTAAAATCTCTGAATGCTCCCCACACACAGCATTCTGAATGGCCCCCTCTGATTTGTATCCGGAATCGCCCACCCTAACTAGAATTAGCGGTGACCAGCTGTCAGAATGTAGAAATCATTGGCTAGGCCTGAATAACTACATTTGTTAGATGAAGAATGGTGACCTTTGCGTTTGTTTAGGGCCAATGTCCCCAACCTTGTTAAACCTGTGAACTTCTCAGATTTTAAGAACAGGAGGTAgatattaatgataggatgttttggaggtctttccttcattgggttgccataggtcggaggtgacttgacggcacataacaacacacacacagtaggtgtcaccacaaaatgtctgccatggCTGGGTTCAACCTATGACAAAATGGTCGCCAAGTTTCCTAGGGGGCTGAGGCCAGCCCCCTAAAGTGGGGAGGTTCAAATCCAGGTGCAATGGAGACAGCTGATTCCAAATGCGTTCTGTTGGTAGAAGGTGGTGCCTCCTGAGCTGTCTTCTAAAATACCCCTGCTTCAGTGGAATAAAGCTAAGGTTGGGTCTCCTTTCGGAGGGAAGGAAATGGGTGCTAGGAAACAGATCAGAAGATGCCATAGTGAGGATCACGGAGTTAGTAGGAAACTAAATTGCCTAGAGGTGTCATGGAATCAAGGTTGGACGgggcctctagggtcatctagtccaaccccctgcacagtgtcggaaattcacagctacttcccccccatacacacacacacagtggccaGAAAATGGCAAAGCACCATCAGGGTCCctacccaaactggcctggggaaaattgctacctgacccaagGTGGCAAGAAGGGGCCTCaataactaagcactgatgtaacccttcctgccctccctctcatgatctgccgagATTCACAGCATTAGTATTGCTGTCAatctaggtaaaggtagtcccctgtgcaagcatcgagtcattactgacccatgggggggacgtcgcatcacgatgttttcttggcagactttttaacagggtggtttgccattgccttccccagtcatctacactttacccccaggaaactgggtgctcattttaccaactttggaaggatggaaggctgagtgaaccttgagcaggctacctgaactcggcttcctACAGGATTGAACTCGggtcacgagcagagcttggactgcagtactgcagcttaccactctgcgccacagggctgctTAGAGGGAGAGTAATGGACACCTCTAGGCAATGGATGCTGCTTACCCAAAAAGGTGGTCATAATCTTCAGGGGACAATGAAGCTGTTGTTGCTTGCAAACTTGATGGGCTTTAGGTAGGACTGCAGATTGTGTATGACAGGTTATGACAGGGATGAGCTGTTCAGAGAATATCGGGCTCCTGCTAGCTTAGCAAGTATAGTTTCCTGGCAGGCTTGAGTCTTAAGAAGTAGTAACTGTTGGTCAGAACAGGATCTACCAAGAGGGCCGAGAGACTTAATAGCCTCTGTATTAGCTGCAGCTGAGGCTACAATAGATCCCAAACCCTCCTCAATCACAATTTGGCATAATAAAATTTGGGACTACTTTTTTATGGAGAAAATAGCTTACCAACATAAACAAGTGGATTCAGTAAATCTTCAATCGAACTTTTGGGAAGATTGGGACTATATAATTAACCAGGACATAAAGCCATGCATACCGTACCCAGTTGATCCTTTTAGTATCTGAGAGGCTATTTCAAGATACGGAATACCTATCAAAATCCTGGTCTACAgatatctccagggctttttttcagcgggagcgcggtggaacggagttccggcacctcttacaaatggtcacatggccagtggccctgccccctgatctccagacagaggtcaatctaaactcccctctgtctgaagactagggggtggggccaccagccatgtgaccattttcgccaaggacgatttaaacttttaaaaactccccccttgttccagctgacccaaagcgacatcattgtgcagtcttgagttccaccactgagttccaccacctcttttcccagaaaaaaagccctggatatctcAATAACATTTCTTCTACAGACGCtcctgtctgtgtctgcatttgACTGCCTCTTCTATtcaatctgtttttgtttttaatattttgtaatgTTGTGTTCAAATTTGTGTCTAtgaaaaccaaaaaaattaaaaataaaaagcaaaaaaaaatagtGACTGGGTGGTAGAAGATGACTGCAGCAGGATTTGCGTGACCTTGGAACCgatcttttttcttccctttcttaggcCAGCCTGGCGGCTACCCGGGAGCAGCCTATCCCCCCAATGCTTCCTACCCTGCCGGCTCCAATCCTGCCTATCCTCCTGCAGTGAATCCTGGTTTCCCTCCAGGCCCTGTGCCTGCTGGCTCGTACCCTGTCCCCCCAGGGATCCCAGGCCAGCCCGCCTACCCTCCAGGCCATCCTGTTCAGCCCTCTTATCACGGTCACCAGCCTGGCTACCCCGTCCCACCTGGTGGCCCTTACCTGCCCCCTGCTCCTGGGATGCCTGGAGGGATGGGGGTTAACCCTTTGCTGCCTGGAGCAGTTGCTGTGGGCACCCATGTGCTGGACAAGAAGGAAgccaagaagatgaggaagaaGATGAAGAAGGCTCACAAGATGCACAAACCGCATAAGCTCCACAAGCTGCATGGCAAGGTCTGTtggaagggggaggggcagggtggGCTTTTTTCACCTGTggcgttggaggatgagcaaagAAGGCCTGCGTGCCACTCGAGTCATCGTGTCTTCTACCCTTAGGATGAGGGCTGCAAGGCGGTTGGATTAAAATcgttctatttatttatctatgaagccagtttggtgtagtggttaaagagcagcaggactctcatctggagaaccgggtttgattcctcgctcctccacttgtagccagctgcgtgaccttgggtcagtcacagctctctcagagctctcgcagccccacccacctcacagggtaattgtcgtgaggataacaacatactatgtaaaccactttgagtgggcgttgtcctgaagggcggtatataaatcgaatgttgttatttatttatttatttatttatttatttatttatttacttcatttataaccacGCCTTTTCCCCCAAAGGGAACCCAAAGCTGCTCTCAtccattccacacacacaccccacagccaccctgtgaggtacTTTAGGCTGtctgtatgtgactggcccatggtcactctGTGAACTTGTATGGCTGAGCGGGGGTTCGAAACTGGGTCACTCAGGTCCTGgactaatcactataccacactgcttGTTTTGAGGCCTACCTCTACTGTCTAGACTCGTCTCCTTGGAAAGAGACGCCCGGCTTTCTGAATCCTTCAGCTCCCCATCCATCTGCAGCCCTCTTCAAAAAGCTGAGGAAGAGGTGACTGAATCTGCGTGCCCCCTCTCTGCCTCAGATAACCGATGGATGCCCTTACAGCTTTCTGAAGGGGGCTCTATAGCCCTGGCAGATGAATCAGCAAGAGAAGCTGTGTATATATGATCCATTTGGGGTTCCCCCTCTAGTGGGGGACATACATGCCAAAGCCCTCTTCTACACATTCATGACCTCTTTCCCGATCAACTTGTGTTGATATTCTCCTTGCCTTTAATTCTGACAGGTGTTGACTATTTCCTCCCCAAGCACATCTCTGCAACCAAGAACCTTTCTTAAATTCAGGGGTTTTTAATTCTGAATTTCCTGTAGTCGCTTGGGATATTAATACCAGTTGGTCAACTGgttatgtttctttttttaaaaaaaatattttaatttgttttagttccatcttattctaatagcaaaattaatcaaaagtcttacattctttgaatacatgttataaatcatacgttccatttcatctctacagttccatcataattatactgTTTTCACTACACTATTATCCCTATAAGTCTGCATTCTTTCattctagtacttctttactctgctcgttcatttgattgtattctgctaacatatagttATGCCTCTATTTTACACTTCCgtttaacccatctataaaacagagtccatttttgttttccattacgtccgtttatttcttttattaattctgtcagtgtgtccatttctgctgtctctaagattttctctattcttcttttgtattgtcgaaggctttcacggctggagaacgatgggtgttgtgggttttccgggctgtattgccgtggtcttggcattgtagttcctgacgtttggacactgagagatctctgaagatgccagccacagctgctggtgaaacgtcaggaactacaatgccaagaccacggcaatgcagcccggaaaacccacaacaaccataattcttcttttgttggtatatctgtgtttttccagtatctggcatatactattcttgctgcagttattatatgtattatcaaaATGTTCAACTGGCTAGGCTTCACTGTGGTAAGGTTATCAGGACAGGAACTGGGTTTTCAGGGTCCTTTTTGCCTCATGCTGCTGCTACTTTAAAAACTGCCTCTCCCTCTGCATGCAACGTGAGGAGGATGTTCCCAAGGACCTACAAaactctcagagcgggaccacaagtgacgcctgacacaggttggacactagtcagcttccctcaagttttgatgggaaatgtaggcatcctggtctcgcagcttcgctctctgactgctgtccaacggacttttcaactgtcacttgtccaacattccgccaagctgcctacatttcccgccaaaacttgagggaagctggcaagtgtccaacctgtgtcaggcgtcacttgtggtcccgctctcagactcCATCATTTATCCAAACATAGACATATGACAATCCTTTCCTGCAGCTGTGATTAGTTATAAAGGTTGCAtatatcgatgtattgtcgaaggctttcacggccggagaacgatggttgttgggggttttccgggctgtattgccgtggtcttggcattgtagttcctgacgtttcgccagcagctgtggctggcatcttcagaggtgtagcaccaaaagacagagatctctcagtgtcacagctgctggcgaaacgtcaggaactacaatgccaagaccacggcaatacagcccggaaaacccccaacaaccatcgttgcaTATATCCTTTACCAGTACCATCTGCTTTGGAGGAGAAGATGAGAGGTACCATTAAGGCCATTTTCTTATCTGTACTCCATACTGGTCTATACCTGACATCACAAGCCCTGATCatgaagatgggtagctgtgttagtctgtctgtagcagtagaaaagagcaggagtccagtagcacctataagactaacaacatttgtggtagggtaggagctttcgtgagccacagctcacttcttcagatacagataagttcatctatccttatatcttggagagtggaatgattgcagaagccgaatgataatagcctgtgaatgacaatggcaggtgtgattaaatagggtgggatatgcaaaggggggaaattaacattgataatgagacaggaagccaatatcttgattcagtccaggaggaTACATTGTCTTGAGcattgttatcagttgcaattcagctgtatctgaagaagtgagctacgGCTTAcaaaagctgataccctaccacaaatttgtttAGTCTTAGAGGTGTTACTTGGACAATTGCTCTTTTCTAAATAAGTCTTTGTTTAAGAACGGTGTCTTGGATGGGTCTTTGAAGCCTAAAAAGTCTTGGAATTGATTTTTCAGTCTTTCCAGAACTCAGCTTTAACCTTAACATGGAAAATAGGATCCACTTTtaatctgatggttgttgtgggttttccgggctgtattgccgtggtcttggcattgtagttcctgatgtttcgccagcagctgtggctggcatcttcagaggtgtagcaccaaaaggtgctacacctctgaagatgccagccacagctgctggcgaaacatcaggaactacaatgccaagaccacggcaatacagcccggaaaacccacaacaaccatcgttctccggccgtgaaagccttcgacaatacatcactttTAATCTCCTTGAACGTAAAGGTAAAACCTCTGTATCAGGGGTCTGCAGACCGTGGCTCAAACTAAAGCCAAATGtggctgtttaaaaatatatatgaaatcTTTCTGTTTTGATATATAGGAAAGGGTAGGTGGGATGATAGACTAACCAGTATGTCAAGGGAGTGACTGACAAGAGATTTGTGTGGGATTGAAGAGTTTCTTAGAGATGCATTACAGAAAGAGAAATGCTAAAGGTGAACAGTTGCCAGAAATCCCAAGTTTGAGCTATGTGCAGATCTATGCCACTGCACTGAAATAATTGTGCGGGATGCAACTGTGCATATTTGTGACTTATTGCGTGCCCAACGGCCAGTTTGGGTGGCAGAAACTGTTTAGATCATTGACTCCTATGTCAATTATTAGTAATGCTAAATTGGATcatttcagttatgcaaatggactcatttgcattgttttctttCTCCAAATGTTGACATCATTTGTGTCTTTAATTGTACAGGGTTGCAGAGACCCTTGATCTAcgcagaatagagatgggcacaaactggaaaaaaaccgaaccgtgtAGTTTgttgcgtttcacaaaccatgaaccatgaactttcacaaacaggttcatttggttcgtgaaaatttcACATCTAGGGCAGCAAATTGTCATTTCCAGGTcatcagaaggtcacttccgggtcagcagaaggtctccaggaagtctatcccctgttgcctaggaaactgattgattggcaccaggctgtctgcagtgacgaaccaaaaaaacccgaactaaatgaaccagcctaaagtttgtggcgattcgacagaaatgggctctgacaaaccgctggttcgaaAATCACGAACTGgcctttggttcgtatttcggttcgtgccgaTCTCGAATGCAGTACCATTGTTCTTTCCatgctcccctcctcctcctctgtcgaCAACATGAACATAATCTACTAATGCAGCCTGTGTTAGTCAAGGTTGCAGTCTGCTAACAAAAGATCAATAGATTTAAATGATGGTTTCAAGTGACAGTTATTAGCTCTTTGCATCCCTCTTCACAGATGGAAAATAAAAGATGACAGGCATGTTTGTTGGATGAAATATGAAACAACGTTATTGGCCCTGCAGATCTTGGTTAGAActaaaaaaggaggaaggggcaaTATGACATTTTTCAGTACTGGGAACCAAAGACGCCATAGTGAGAAAAAGGAAGTAGACGATAATAGTAGTGCAGAAGAGCTTATTAAATCAATAAACAGGACGGCTCAGTTGCCAGCTTACGTTCTTCAGGTCTTCAAGATGTCTAACTTTGTATAGATGGTGCCCCGTGGCTATCAAGCCATTGCAGCAAAAGTTGTTTAAGAGAACTGGCGGGGATTTGGGCCATACTGGAGTGGCAATGGACCTCTTCCTTCTCGCCCCATACTATTGCCATAACTTGCAACGTACTGCTGTTCTTAATGTATAAAAGGAAAGGTGTCTGAGTTCGAATCTTTGTTGAATCTGTAGCGATTTGCTGAGAAGTATTATGTACATTTTTCAGAGACAGCCTGCTCAACTGATAGGCAGGCAGAGAAAAATAAATGCCTTCAACTGATGTAAGGTCTCGATATCCCCAATTGACACTTTCTGGAGCCCTGAGTACGATTAAACCTGATCCCTCTGTAAACCAGGTTGATGTCTCATAATTGTtttagcaacacacacacacacacacaacctttattggcatgtcagaaGCAAAAGGGGATACATTAAAAAATGGGAGGGAAAAGGCATTAAAAACCAAAGTAGTAAAAATTAATTAATAGCTTCCCTGATAACAAATTGCAGACTGAAGAAAACAAGCAACGTTGGAGGTTATAGAAAAATTGTGACCAGATAATAGACgctggaccttgacattatcagaaaggccACATCATAGATAAAGAAGGGAGTTCAGACATTTGTCTCCGGATCTTCGAGTAAAATaaacagtttaataaaatgtgagAGACAGATTCAATGACATCCAGGCCACAGGGGCATTTCCTAAGTTCATAAGGGGTCCCTTGACATCTACCAACGAAGATGGCTGAAGGCAATATGTTAAATCTGGCCAACATTAGTGCCCTTGTTTTAGCAACATTTTTATCTGCGTTTTATCTCTGTGTTTAGATTTATGATGGTTTTCAATCTCCTGTGTCCTAGCTATTGATctcattgacttacactgtgtcatTTGCCTTGAATCTTAAGTGAgagaggtggactataaataaatatataatataataatctcTCTCTTCACAgcattcctcctcttcttccagcaGTAGCGATTCGGACTGAGGCCTCTTCCTACCTTCCAGCTCTACCTCCTTCCCTAAAACGCCGCTTCCTGCATCCATCCAATAATCACCGGATAAATAATCACCAGATAAAAACGACTCCTCCTTGCTGCTCCTCCTGTTCTTACAGGTTTGGGCCAAAATGTCAAGATTATCTCGCTGGCATGCGCAGCAGTCTGCAAAGCCTGATGGGAACTCTGGTGATGTTGATTAAATAGAACTAGACTGATCAGCTGCTCTGCAGAAGTAGGAAGGCATTATGCGGGTGTAAAGACCACTGGAAAACCTACAAGCCTGTAGCCTTCCGAAAATGTAGACTGACCAACCCTGCAACCAATCAAGTCATTCCTGAGCACCTTGAAGCTTTCTGATTGATTCCCAAATACCTGCAGAAACATGTCATGTTATCACTTTAAGCTGAAATTTGAATGTGGGGTGATGGGTTCGAGTTGGCCGAAGCGCTTTCGGATTTGCCTTTACTCCCAAAAcaactgtttgccttttccatCTTGCAAGGGGAAATGGTAAAGCGAAGGAGAGACTGCCCTACATTTGAATTGTATCTGACAAATGCTTGTTGTTCACTATATAAACGAGAATTATAGGCTTCTTACTATAGCAAATAAAACATGTTTGATCGGGGATAATTGTGCACTTCGTTATGAGCATATTTTATGGGCTTTATAATGTGATTTGAGGGGCAAATTTATTAGGTTTTTTTGTAGGATTGTTGAGGATAAAAATCTTGTTTGGAATATATCCTAGGAGGTTGTTTACTTCGGCCTGGGAGTTAATCCCTCACATTATACTTTTTATTATTACTTCCATGGGTGCAGCTCTCATTGATCTGAAGTAGGTATCTGGCTTGAGGGGTTGGTAATGTCTAATAAATTACCACAAGGACGTACATATGGTGATACAATTTTTACATACCTGCAGTCCAAGCCATTCCATTTGGAGGGAACATGTCCTCACTTTTTAATCCGTTCTTGACCCTGAGCTAGTTTGCTGGTGTCTTGTCAAGATAGGGTTGCTTAGATAGCATCCAGTTGTAGATTTTAGGCTTGGAAGAAGTTTAGTCAAAagtgggctgattccgcacacgttggataatgcactttcaatgcactttatcaatcgtttgaggtggattttttgttccgcacatgaaaaaatccattccaaatgatctataaagaggactggaagtgcattatccaacgtgtgcggaatcactcgtgGACAAAATAGGACTTTTATAGACCTATTGGAATAAGGCAAATGAAATTTGCTAAGATATGAGCTTCCGCTGCTTTGAAAGGCACAAGAGAGGATGCTGAGCCCTATCTTATTGTGATAGCTTGCTTCCTAGTTCATGAATTCTTCCACCACCCTGCCCCTGTCAACAGTTGCACAAATGTGTGTATCTAATGATCCCAGACTTAaacttgtttttttgttgcctgtgTTCACTATAAAGggctttttgattttactacttaATTGGAATTGTAGTATGAATATGTTGCTATTTATTTGGAAATGTTTATTTGGTACATTTTCATCCTACACGTGCCCACGTGTAGTTCAGGGTAGAATATACCTCCTTCCTTCTCCACCTCCCCTTTGATCCTttcaacaaccatgtgaggtagattaggtcaAGAGAGTGGGTACCCCAAAGTCACGCTGTCGTGTCACACTGGCCTTCAGCGTTAAAAGGTTTGAATGGAATCAAATTAAAATTTGTAAGAGATGTAGCAACCAATCTCCTTACCTACAAATACAATTGCTGTGTTCAGTAGCTccttccttgatggttttttCCAACCTTTGGTTGACTTCACCTTCACTCTCAAGAATAAATTTAAATTGTGTTGCTCAGAACAAtgcaaggtgttttttttttgtaaatgccACAATATTAGCTTCTGTCTGGTTTAACGTAAGCAGAATCCAATTAAGGGATACAATGGAAGATTGTATCTTTTTAAATAGAGGTCTCTTGTATTTTTTGTACCTGAATTTTCTTCCTttaggcagccccccccccaatccttcacTTAACCTTACTTGCGAGTTTACTGAATTTCATCTTGGAAAATAATAAGAAAATTTAAAGAACAGCTCCACTCACGATTCCTCCTTCAAGGACTTGTTTGTTGGTGGCAAATTGAAAATTGCATTGATTGTCATGCCTGGAATAGTGACAAATAGCTTCTTTTGTCAAATGTCCTTCCTTTATTCTACCACCAAGTACTTGGTGTTTCTCCACCAGAAGGACAGACAAGTGTAGTTTTGGCTATTCAGTCaactttaacattttttaaaaagtttccacAGATACACAAGCGTCTACAATTTCCTTCCCTACTCACCAGTCACCCAAAATTATATAAAGGGGTTACAATAGAGATGCCCACCATGGCACCATGGAGCCCACTAATGTATTTCCTGGTGCCCGCTTGCTTCTTCCTCGAAACAAAAAATCACGAATGGAGCCAAGCAAGGGATGCTTCACAAGACCCCAGGAGGTGTCACCTTTGGGACTGCCAGGAGCCCCCCACCATGTAAAAATAGATGTTCTCATATGGCTTGggacctcccaacattttgtaattacccccatggcagccatctttatttatgtcatttatagtctgcctttctcttacAATCAATTTCAATggcatttccataaactatgccatagggtaaataaacagaaTTTTACAAAGCAagactccaatacagagttgaagaaatgctgaaacagaacataagcaattctagggctgacactagaccacatgaagcacggGTAGTTCATAGGACTATAAACtgcaccactgtgttgccttatttAGTAcacaaggcaacacagtggtgcaGTTTatagtccttaactcattagcgaagcatctgagagctcctccctacaatacaaaagccgtTTTgagtaattcggttttgcatcctttgcgaaaagctaggagagtgggggcactcctgactagagatgggcacgaaccaaaataagaaccaaaattaagcacaaaccaggctagtttgtggttcacaaaccatgattcgtcagatcccatttctgatgaaccgccacaaactttaggctggttcgtttggttctttttttggtttgtcactgcagacagcctggcgccaatcagtttcctaggaaacgggggggggtggactttctgcagaccttctgctg encodes:
- the PRR13 gene encoding proline-rich protein 13 produces the protein MWNPNTGQPGGYPGAAYPPNASYPAGSNPAYPPAVNPGFPPGPVPAGSYPVPPGIPGQPAYPPGHPVQPSYHGHQPGYPVPPGGPYLPPAPGMPGGMGVNPLLPGAVAVGTHVLDKKEAKKMRKKMKKAHKMHKPHKLHKLHGKHSSSSSSSSDSD